GAACGACGGCACCCGGTACCTCGTCTGGAAGAACGACGGCAACGCCATCAGCCAGCCGTCGACGCTCTGGCTGACCCGTACGGCGAACAACGGTCAGACCCTGGTCGGCGGCAACACCGCGATGCTCACGTCGAGCGGTGTGATCGAGGCGCCGGATCTCGTCCAGCGCGGCAGCCAGTACGTCCTGTTCTTCTCCGGCGGCGGGTACAACGACTGCAACTACCTGACGTCGTACGCGACCTCGACGAGTCTGAGCGGGCCGTGGACCACGGCGTACCGGCCGTTGATGACGACGGCGACGTTCGACAGCCACGTGTGCGGGCCGGGTGGCGCGGACGTCGTCGGGGACAAGGTCTTCGTCCACGGCTGGGTGAACGGCGGACGGCACTTGTACGTCGCTGACGTCGGGTGGGCCAACGACTACCCGGTGGTGCGCGGGAGCCGGGTCCGGTACGAGGCGGAGCGCGGCACCCTGAACAACTGCGTCGTACGGTCCAACGCGGCCGGCGCGTCGGACGGGAAGGTGGTCGCGTACATCGACTACGCCGACTCGTGGGTGGAGAACTCGGTGTTCGCGCCGGTCGCGGGCAGTTACACGCTGCACGTCGGGTACGCCAACGGTTCGGCGTCGACCGCGAGCCACGGTCTCGTTGTCAACGGCAACAACGCCGGTGCGGTCAGCTATCCGGTCACCGGCTGGGACAACTGGCAGCAGAGTTCGGTGTCCGTCACGCTCAACGCGGGCTGGAACACGATCCGGCTGACGAAGGGCGATCTCTACGCGGAAGTCGACTACCTCGAGTTGCAGTAGATCCGCCTGAGTGACCCCGTACTCTCGTACCTGCACTGTGAGGTAGGCAGGGAGACGGAACGGGGAGCAAGAAGCAGGCGATGGCAAAACCACCAGAACAGGTGTCGAAGAGCCGGCGTGGACGTCCGGTGTGGCTGGACCTGCGCCGCACCGGACGCGGCCTGCAGGCGATGCTCGTCGGCGGCCTGCTGTCCCTGATCTCGCTGGTGATCACGTTCTGGACGCTGCCGCAGATCAGCAGCACCGGCCGGCTGCCGATCCTCCGGCTGGTCGTCCTGCTGGCGGTGTTCTCGGTCCTGATCCGCTGGATCCTGGCCGGGATCGCGGTGCTGATCGGCTCGCTCGGCGTCCTGGTCGGCGGCCTGCTGTCGCAGTTCGGAGTCGTCTACCTCGCGATCACCGTCGATCCCGGCGTGAACCTGCACGGTGGCGTCGAGGCGCCGCTGCTGGTCTCGATCGTGATGTCCTCGGTGAGCGCCTTCGTCGGCTGGGTCGCGTACGCGGGCAGTGACGACGCGTACGTCGCGGAGGTGATGCGGGTCGTGCACCGCCGCGCCCGGCGGATCCAGCCCGCGCCGAGGACCGGGATGCTGATCATCCAGATCGACGGCCTGTCGGCGCCGTTGCTGAACTGGATGGTGCTGGCGGGCAACCTGCCGAACCTCGGCGGCTGGATCCGGGACGGCAAGCACTCGATGCTCGCCTGGCACACCGGCGTACCGGCCACCACTCCGGCCAGCCAGGCCGGGATCCTGCACGGCGGCTCCCGGCACATCCCGGCCTTCCGGTGGTACGAGAAGGAGACCGGCCGGGTGATGGTCACCAACCGCGGCCGGGACGCGGCGGAGATCGAGGCCCGGATGTCAACCGGCCGCGGCCTGCTCGCGGACGGTGGCGTCAGCATCAGCAACAACTGGTCCGGCGACGCGGACAAGTGCGAACTGGTGTTCAGCCGGGCCGCCCTGCCGAACAGCCGCAGCCGCGGCTACGTCCGGTTCTTCTCCAGTCCGCAGGGCGCTACCCGCGGTCTGGTGCTGTGTGTTGCCGAGATGGTGAAGGAGTTGCACCAGGCCAGGCGACAGCGGGTCCGGCACCTGGTTCCGCGGGTCAAGCGCGGTGGGTCGTACATCTTCCTGCGGGCGATCAGCAACGTCCTGCTCCGCGACCTGAACGTCTCGTTGATCACCGACGAGCTGGTGAAGGGTACGCCGGTCATCTACTGCGACTTCGTCGACTACGACGAGGTCGCGCACCACGCCGGCCCGACCCGCCCCGAGTCGCTGCAGACCCTCGAAGGCCTCGACCGGGTGCTCGGTGCGCTGGAACGGATCATCCAGCTTCTGCCGCACTCGTACGAGATCGTCGTGCTGTCGGACCACGGCCAGAGTCAGGGCGCGACGTTCCTGCAGCGCTACGGTCGGACGCTCGCCGAGGTGGTCGACGACCTCGTCGACACCACGAAGGAGCCGGTCGCGGCGGTCGGCAAGTCCGAGGGCTGGGGTCCGGTGAACGCGTTCCTCACCGAGCTGAGCATGCGCCGCAGCGTGGCCGGGACCGTCACCCGGAAGGCACTGCACGGCAAGGCCCGCGGCGGCGAGGTCGAGCTGGGGCCGAAGGACTGCGAGCCGGCGGTCGCCGCGGACGAGCAGATGGTCGTCACCGCGTCCGGCAACCTGGCGCTGATCTACCTCGCGACGACGCCCGGCCGGGTGCCGCTGGAGGAGATCGAGCTGCTGCACCCGAAGCTGATCCCGGGCCTCGCGACCCATCCCGGGATCGGGTTCGTCGTGGTCGACTCACTCGCCGAGGGACCGGTCGCGATCGGTCGGGCCGGGGTCCGCGTCCTGCGTTCCGGCCGGGTGGAGGGTGAAGACCCGCTGGCGTCGTACGGCGAACTCGCGGCGCCGTCGTTGCTCCGCCAGGCGGAGATGCCGCACAACGGCGACCTGGTCGTGGTGAGTCGGCTGGACGACTACACCCACGAGGTGGCGGCGTTCGAGGAACTGGTCGGATGCCACGGCGGAATCGGCGGCTGGCAGACCGAGGCGGTCCTGGTGCACCCGAGTCGCTGGGTGCTGAACGAGCCTCCCGTAGGCTCCGACGCGGTCCACGAAGTGCTGATCGACTGGCTGGAGAAGCTGGGGCAGCGCAAGGACGTTCCGGTCGAGTCGAAGGTGGAGGCCTGAGGCGTGCGAGTCACATGCGAGTGACATGGTGGGGGCACGCCACCACCACGATCGAGGCGAACGGCACGCGGCTCCTGACCGACCCGGTGCTGACGTCGCGGATCGCGCACCTGCGCCGCCGCCGCGGGCCGACGCCGGCTGCGGAGGCGGGTCAGTGCGACGCGGTCCTGATCTCGCATCTGCATGCCGATCACCTGCACCTCACGTCGCTGCCGTTCATCTCGCCGGACGCAGCGCTGATCGTGCCGCGCGGTGCGGCCAAGCTCATCCACGCCGACAGCGGTCCGGCGTACTCGGACCGCTGCATCGAGGTTGCTCCCGGCAATCAAGTCCGGATCGGGTCGGTCGAGATCACCGCCGTCACGGCCCATCACGACGAGCGGCGGCTGCCGTGGTCGTCGTACGCCGCCCAGCCGCTCGGGTACCGGGTCGAGGGCTCGTCGACCGTCTGGTTCGCGGGCGACACCGATCTGTACGACGACCTCGCGGCGGAGACCGGTGCGATCGATCTCGCGCTGGTGCCCGTCGGCGGCTGGGGGCCGTCGCTCGGACCGGGGCATCTGGATCCTGTCCGTGCCGCGGAGGCGGTACGGCGGGTCGGTGCGTCGACGGCGGTGCCGGTACATTTCGGGACGTTCTGGCCGATCGGCCTCGACTGGATCAAACCGGAGCTGTTCCTGCCACCGGGGGACAGGTTCAAGGCCGCGATGACCGAGGTGGATCCCGCCGTGAAAGTGGAGGTTCTGGTGCCGGGCGAGTCGATCGAGGTGCCGGCGTGACCGGCGACACCAAGTTCGATCTCTGGTATCTGTTCGCGTTGGCCGGAGCCGTCTTGATCGGTGCGGTGCTGCCCGTGTTACCGACCGGCGCGGCGGTGTCGGCAGGCGCCGTACTGGCGTCGCACAGCAATCCGATCGGCCTGGTCGGAGTACTGATCGCGGGCGCGGCCGGGGCGTACATCGGGGATCTGATCGTGTACGCCGGATGCCGGTTCGGCGGCGAACGGCTGGCGAAGCGGATCGGGTGGCTGCGCGACAACGCGTCGCTGGACGCGCTCCGGGAACGATTGGCCGAGCACGAGATCAGCGTGCTGCTCACCTCCCGGCTCATCCCGGGCGGGCGGGTCCCGGTGCTGCTCGCGGCCGGGCTCGCCGGCTACAAGTGGGAGCGATTCGCGCTCGTCGACCTGTTCGCGTCGTCGCTGTGGGCGGCGGTCTACATGGCGATCGGACTGCTCGGCTACGCGCTCTTCGACGAGCCCTGGCAGGGCGTCGTCGCCGCGATCGTGCTTGTCATCCTGACGACTGTGGTCAGCAGCCTGATCCAGCGCGCGCGGCGCAAGCGGTCAGACACCAAATGACGCGTTGCGGAGCCGCTCGACCGTCTCCGCGTCGCCGTCCAGCTGTACGTCGGCCACCTGCTGCCGCCCGAAGCAGAACAGCACCAGCTCGCCGGGCTCGCCCGTCACGGTGACGGAACCGTGCCCGTTCGGCCGCTTCGCGACGGACGTCGTACCGTCGGGCCGCTTGAGCACCAGGCCGCTCGGCGCCTTCCGCATCATCGACTTCGCGGCCAGCCGGACCGCCTTCCACAGGGCGTCCTGCTGCTCGGCGCGCAGTTCGCGGACGTCGTACGTCGCCTGCGCGCGGCGGACGTCCTCGTGGTGGACGAAGTACTCGGTCGTGTTGAGCTGGTGCCCGAGCTTCGGCAGGGCGTAGATCGAGACCGGCGGGGGACCGTTGCGGACCTTGCCGACGACCTCCGCGAAGCTGTAGCGCTCCTTGACCCGCTGCATCCGTCTCTCGGTGGTGTCCGCGAGCGCCGGGATCATGATCCCCGGGCCCGCCATCGGGTCCGCCTCCCGGACGTAGAGGTGGACCGCGAGGTCGTAGGCGTCCCAGCCGTCACACAGCGTCGGAGCGGCGGGGCCGACCTCCTCGAACAGGTCACACAGAGCGAGTCGTTCTACCCGGCTGTAGTCGGTCACATATCCGATCGTAGTTGTCTGTGGCGGGTGGCAGAATGTCAATCGTTGTCATGCCTGTGTCCCACGTATGCACCTGACTGCCCTGGAGTGTGTCTTGCCTGTCCCGAAGGTCCCAGACAAGGGCAGCGTCACCCGGCGAGGGCTAGGGGTGCTGCGGGTCGCGATCTGGGAGGAGCCGGGCGTCTTCGCGCTGTCCGTGCTCGCCAGCATGCTGTACGGCGCGATGACCGTGGCCGGCGGCTGGGCGCTCGGCTGGTCCACCGACCACTTGATCCGCCCCTCGTTCGAGCGCGGTGACACCACCGGCGGCACGATCGCGACGCTCATCTCGCTGTTCATGGGGATCGCGATCCTGAA
This Kribbella sp. NBC_00482 DNA region includes the following protein-coding sequences:
- a CDS encoding MBL fold metallo-hydrolase, whose product is MRVTWWGHATTTIEANGTRLLTDPVLTSRIAHLRRRRGPTPAAEAGQCDAVLISHLHADHLHLTSLPFISPDAALIVPRGAAKLIHADSGPAYSDRCIEVAPGNQVRIGSVEITAVTAHHDERRLPWSSYAAQPLGYRVEGSSTVWFAGDTDLYDDLAAETGAIDLALVPVGGWGPSLGPGHLDPVRAAEAVRRVGASTAVPVHFGTFWPIGLDWIKPELFLPPGDRFKAAMTEVDPAVKVEVLVPGESIEVPA
- a CDS encoding family 43 glycosylhydrolase, producing MRRLLAAALAVFSLSAFLSPTVQAATTAAVFPSEIIGENFPDPDVFEQNGTWYAYATNGSRGTLPVATAPSANGPWTVRGDAMPGGPSSAWAQPGRTWAPDVYPNADGTYTLTYTAWHKASGRQCVGVATATNPLGPFQPVGTAPLICPLDLGGAIDANTFVANDGTRYLVWKNDGNAISQPSTLWLTRTANNGQTLVGGNTAMLTSSGVIEAPDLVQRGSQYVLFFSGGGYNDCNYLTSYATSTSLSGPWTTAYRPLMTTATFDSHVCGPGGADVVGDKVFVHGWVNGGRHLYVADVGWANDYPVVRGSRVRYEAERGTLNNCVVRSNAAGASDGKVVAYIDYADSWVENSVFAPVAGSYTLHVGYANGSASTASHGLVVNGNNAGAVSYPVTGWDNWQQSSVSVTLNAGWNTIRLTKGDLYAEVDYLELQ
- a CDS encoding alkaline phosphatase family protein translates to MAKPPEQVSKSRRGRPVWLDLRRTGRGLQAMLVGGLLSLISLVITFWTLPQISSTGRLPILRLVVLLAVFSVLIRWILAGIAVLIGSLGVLVGGLLSQFGVVYLAITVDPGVNLHGGVEAPLLVSIVMSSVSAFVGWVAYAGSDDAYVAEVMRVVHRRARRIQPAPRTGMLIIQIDGLSAPLLNWMVLAGNLPNLGGWIRDGKHSMLAWHTGVPATTPASQAGILHGGSRHIPAFRWYEKETGRVMVTNRGRDAAEIEARMSTGRGLLADGGVSISNNWSGDADKCELVFSRAALPNSRSRGYVRFFSSPQGATRGLVLCVAEMVKELHQARRQRVRHLVPRVKRGGSYIFLRAISNVLLRDLNVSLITDELVKGTPVIYCDFVDYDEVAHHAGPTRPESLQTLEGLDRVLGALERIIQLLPHSYEIVVLSDHGQSQGATFLQRYGRTLAEVVDDLVDTTKEPVAAVGKSEGWGPVNAFLTELSMRRSVAGTVTRKALHGKARGGEVELGPKDCEPAVAADEQMVVTASGNLALIYLATTPGRVPLEEIELLHPKLIPGLATHPGIGFVVVDSLAEGPVAIGRAGVRVLRSGRVEGEDPLASYGELAAPSLLRQAEMPHNGDLVVVSRLDDYTHEVAAFEELVGCHGGIGGWQTEAVLVHPSRWVLNEPPVGSDAVHEVLIDWLEKLGQRKDVPVESKVEA
- a CDS encoding TIGR03085 family metal-binding protein: MTDYSRVERLALCDLFEEVGPAAPTLCDGWDAYDLAVHLYVREADPMAGPGIMIPALADTTERRMQRVKERYSFAEVVGKVRNGPPPVSIYALPKLGHQLNTTEYFVHHEDVRRAQATYDVRELRAEQQDALWKAVRLAAKSMMRKAPSGLVLKRPDGTTSVAKRPNGHGSVTVTGEPGELVLFCFGRQQVADVQLDGDAETVERLRNASFGV
- a CDS encoding DedA family protein, whose amino-acid sequence is MTGDTKFDLWYLFALAGAVLIGAVLPVLPTGAAVSAGAVLASHSNPIGLVGVLIAGAAGAYIGDLIVYAGCRFGGERLAKRIGWLRDNASLDALRERLAEHEISVLLTSRLIPGGRVPVLLAAGLAGYKWERFALVDLFASSLWAAVYMAIGLLGYALFDEPWQGVVAAIVLVILTTVVSSLIQRARRKRSDTK